Proteins encoded together in one Astatotilapia calliptera chromosome 7, fAstCal1.2, whole genome shotgun sequence window:
- the LOC113025116 gene encoding fibulin-7-like has product MRMEFFSRMKAAGVITLTMMMISLHQIYSSSAQECPSTHDLLNSLRQVEKMLAVHETSYQQSLRSLKKKISTLHNSTMAVFKIASCPKPDPPAHGRRLGRVFGIGHEVHFLCKSGYELIGPRTRVCLESLKWSGQQPMCRHLNSTANSLPSFSPASPSSSASSSSSFPASAALSASSSATSLSHQSPTSSSPSSSVRPSHCTHFLGSTRCTCDVGFTISGRDNNICTDIDECHLFPLGQPGLLCVHQCVNTPGSFHCICPSGYDLTRDGRSCTDIDECENRMHNCTADQLCVNTYGGFQCVTVECPRLKNATYIKTSSMRCERNPCMLGDKPCTQAPNSISFHFLSVVSNMSAPRILFRVSAARVLGDTLRFGLAGGRSRGHFSVQRSGRQTGTLLLVTPIKGPATLEAEVEMSELEHNTLLGRYLTKVTLFVSPYEF; this is encoded by the exons ATGAGGATGGAGTTTTTTTCCAGGATGAAGGCTGCTGGGGTCATTACgctgacgatgatgatgatcagCCTTCATCAGATTTATTCTTCTTCTGCTCAG GAGTGTCCATCCACTCACGATCTGCTGAACTCGCTGCGGCAGGTGGAGAAGATGCTGGCGGTCCATGAGACGTCCTACCAGCAGAGCCTGCGCTCCCTAAAGAAGAAGATTAGCACCCTGCACAACAGCACCATGGCCGTCTTTAAAatag CATCCTGCCCCAAACCGGATCCCCCCGCTCACGGCCGCAGACTGGGCAGGGTATTTGGCATCGGACACGAGGTCCACTTCCTGTGCAAGTCCGGCTATGAGCTGATTGGTCCTCGGACCCGAGTGTGTCTGGAGTCTCTGAAGTGGAGCGGTCAGCAGCCCATGTGCAGAC accTCAACAGCACCGCCAACTCCCTCCCCTCCTTCTCTCCCgcttctccctcctcctccgcctcctctTCGTCATCATTTcctgcttctgctgctctgtcagcaTCCTCTTCAGCAACTTCACTTTCTCACCAGTCACCCACGtcatcctctccctcctcttcagTACGACCCTCTCACTGCACACACTTCCTGGGCTCCACCCGCTGCACCTGTGACGTGGGCTTCACCATATCAGGCCGTGACAACAACATCTGCACAG ATATCGACGAGTGCCATCTGTTTCCCCTCGGTCAGCCTGGCCTGCTCTGCGTCCATCAGTGCGTGAACACACCCGGCAGCTTCCACTGCATCTGTCCGTCCGGGTACGACCTGACCAGAGACGGCCGCAGCTGCACAG ACATTGACGAGTGTGAAAACCGGATGCACAACTGCACAGCAGACCAGCTGTGTGTGAACACCTACGGAGGTTTCCAGTGCGTGACGGTGGAGTGTCCTCGCTTGAAAAACGCCACGTACATCAAAACATCGTCCAT GCGGTGTGAGAGGAACCCGTGCATGCTGGGAGACAAGCCATGCACTCAGGCACCAAACTCCATCTCCTTCCACTTCCTCTCTGTAGTGTCCAACATGTCCGCCCCGCGCATCCTCTTCCGGGTGTCTGCCGCTCGCGTGCTGGGCGACACGCTGCGATTCGGCCTCGCCGGCGGTCGCAGCCGGGGCCACTTTAGTGTGCAGCGCTCGGGCAGACAGACGGGCACCCTCCTCCTGGTGACGCCCATCAAGGGGCCGGCCACGCTAGAAGCCGAGGTGGAGATGAGCGAGCTGGAGCACAACACCCTGCTGGGCCGCTACCTCACCAAGGTCACCCTGTTCGTGTCTCCGTACGAGTTTTAG